GCCCCAGGGAGAGAAACTAATGACTGGAGAAGTTTCCAGGCAAGTGCAGAAAATGACACGGGATGAACATATGTAAGAACATCAAGTTCAGGATCCCGAGTAGTTGTCAGAAATTTCACTTCACCCCATCCCAGCAAGGCTGTTGTATTTGGGGAAGACATTATTTTAAGAGGGGAGGAGATTGTGGAAAATCAGTAGGCAGCAGGAGACGGCGCTCTTGATCCTACTCCCATTTCAGACGATTCTGTGGGGGCCTCTTTATTGCCCCTCTGCTCCCCCAGGTGCTTTCCTCCTTTCATGAGGCTTTGTCCTCCATCCGTCTTGCTCCCCAGTCAGGTACCAGACTTTTAGGAGGCCGCCCGGAGCACTGGTTGTGAAGCTTAGCAAAGCAATGCATTTGCAATCTAAGATAAAACACTAGTACTTTGGAAGCAATGCTCCCACATTTTGAAATgcatcaagaaaagaaaatgaaagattagGTGCTTAATCTTCACCCTTCAATAAACCCCCAAacgatgaatctttttttttttgaggaggagtctcgctctgtcgcccaggctggagtgcaatggcgcgatctccgctcactgcaagctcagcctcctgggttcacgccattctcctgcctcagcctcccacgtagctgggactacaggcgcccgccaccacgcccggctaattttttgtattttttagtagagacggggtttcactgtgttagccaggatggtctcgatctcctgacctcgtgatccacccgcctcggcctcccaaagtgctgggattacaggcgtgagccaccgcgcccggcctactattatattatatttattatttgttaagtggaagtggatcatcataaagggcTTCATCCTGATTGTCTTCACACTgagcaggctgaggtggaggaggaagaggaggggttggtcttgctgtctcagaggtggcagaggcagaagaaaatttaCGGATAAATGGACCCACGCAGTTCAAACCTATGATGTTCAAGGGTCAGCAGTATAGGGAATGTTTCACCCttgtattctattttttattcataGAATTAAAATAGACACCCTAAAAATGCCCCCTGTGGTTTTCACCTGGATGTGTATTAAAGAGGGTTAATTTTTTCACTTACTTAACCCTGAGAACACAGCATTGACTTAAAAGTTACTGTATGGAAAAGCAGTAAGGAGACAGCCTGCAGTCACATTCCTTCCCTGGACTGTAGAGTGGCCGGTTTTCCCTGATGGTGGCTCTGAATGATCAAAGTGACAGGCAGCATCTAGGCAGGGCTGTGCACAGTCACAGCTGCTGGATTTCGAAGTTCCTGAATCAAGATCATTTGACCCGTTCTCCTGCTCTTTGGCAGGTTCTGTCTCCGGCAGGCTTTGAGGATGAAGGCTGCGGGCATTCTGACCCTCATTGGCTGCCTGGTCATAGGCGCCGAGTCCAAAATCTACACTCGCTGCAAACTGGCAAAAATATTCTCAAGGGCTGGCCTGGATAATTACTGGGGCTTCAGCCTTGGAAACTGTGAGactctttctttcctgctctcCTTCTGTCCTTGACCTTTCCCCTGAGATGTTGAAGGTCCTGGCCACACTCCCTGCTGTGTCTTCCCAACTACCCCCGCTCTGCCCTCACCGCACCCAGGGGTGGCTGCTAGCCTAACTGTGGCTCTCTGggtctcctctccttcctcccctgcccctcaTTTCCTTATTCCTGGAGTCCTGTCCTTACAACTCCAACCAGGGAAGGGGAAAATAATGCCACCTCTGCTGGCATTGTGGGGAGTGGGGGGACCTGACTGTTGGTCTAGATTAGGCTCAGCCCCTGACTGGGTGTGCAGCTTCAGGTGTGCCATCCCAGCCCCCGATGTGCCCGTCGTGTGCCCCCTGGGCGcatgcctgccctgccctgcccaagGTGTATTGGGAGGAAGCAGTCCGGTAACAGGGATGAGGAAACTTGCCCTTAGACCAAGCTTAGAGCAAAAGATGGCACCTCCTTTGCTGGCATTTCTGGCTTTCCCCCCTCCAGGGATCTGCATGGCGTATTATGAGAGCGGCTACAACACCACGGCCCAGACAGTCCTGGATGACGGCAGCATCGACTATGGCATCTTCCAGATCAACAGCTTCGCGTGGTGCAGACGCGGAAAGCTGAAGGAGAACAACCACTGCCACGTCGCCTGCTCAGGTGAGGCTCTGACTTTCCAGTGATGCCATCCTCAGGACCAGGCGAGAAAGCCGACAATGGGATCACCAACCATGTTTTGCTTTAACTAAAATTTGGAGTTCAGACTTGCAAATAGGTCTGTTCAAGATTGGTAAATTACACAACAGTTTCCAAGGTGACACTCAGGGTCCTGCGGCTGACTTGTCCAAAGATGACTTATTCCTTGTAGACAGTTTTATGAAGCCCTCCCCTAAAGCAGGGGGATGGACAAACAACCCTACTGCCCTTTCATGTATAGAGATATCTGATGTCTTCGTAAGAAAAAGGAAGCTGCCTGCCAGCTGCTTTCCATAAGCAATTCACTCAAAGGATGCAGTTTGTGCTTCTTTGAGCAGAATGAGATGAATACAATTTacgtttctttctcttttcttttttttttgagacagggtctcactctgttgcccaggctggagtgtagtggtgcgttcatagctcattgcagtccTGACCTCCATGACTCAAGCAACCTTCCCTCCTCTgggtggctggaactacaggcatatgcccagctatttttatttttgtttttttttgtagagacagagtctgtctgtggggtcttgctatgggggtctcgcccaggctggtcttgaaatcctggcctaaGGTGACTGTCTGACTTCACTCTtgtaccttacatggcaaaagggactttgcagatgtgaggAAGGATCTGAGCTTGAGCAAGAGAGATTATCCTGGGCAATGTGGGTGGAGCCAATCCAATCTCATGAGTCCTTAGAAGGAGAGAATCTTGTCCAGCATACCGAGTCATTAAAATATCATTGAATTCACTTAGAAAGGAATTAGGTTTCTAATGCTGCcctaaaaaattaccacaaacttgtgGCTTAAACACCGCAAAATTTCCTTACAGTCCTGAGTGCCAGCGGGTTCACAGGGCTGAAGTCAAGGTGCTGACAGGCCTgttttcctttctggaggctctgcaGGAAAATCCATGTCCTTGCTCATTTGGGTTTTGGCAGAGTTCAGTTCCTTGGGGGTGTCGAACTGAGATCCTTGTTGCTTGCAGGTTGTCACCCAAGGGCCATTCCAGGCTTCTAGGGACCACTCACACCCCTTGACTCACGGCCCCTTACTCCGTCTTCACAGCCAGCAATAGTGGGTCGAGTCCCTTTCACACTTTGAatctttcctccttcttctgtCATGGGATCTCTCTGTAACCACAGCTGGGCAAGATTCTCTGCTTCTAAGGACTCAGGcagagtcccttttgccatgcaagGTACAAGAGTGAAGTCAGAGAGTCaccttaggccaggagttcaagaccagcctggacgagaCCCCATAGCGAGACCctacagccagactctgtctccacacaaattaaaaatagccgggcatatGCCTATAGTTCTAGCCACCCAGAGTATATTTTCTGAGAACCAAGTTGTTACATTTTTTACCTCCTATGTCATAAAGAATCCTGGCTGGAAAACAGAACAAATGCAAACTGGGTAATTGGAAGAGAATGTTAATAGACTCTACTTACAAAGATCTGATCAAATCATAGAAAAACCATGGCAATAGTGAAGTGAGGGATTAGGAATCCCTTGCCCAAAGAGGAATGGAAAGAGAGCTGTGACCAGCACTGAGGTACAAAAGGTCTGCCGGGAGAGGACTGCCTTCTAGGATCTGAGATCTTCCCTCAAGGGACATGACTTGTGCTGAGTGACCCGACAGAAATAAAGCTGGaagatattatatgtatatgccaACCTCAGTGTCCTTCCTCTATCCCTTCCCTGCTGATGTCTACTCTTATTTAAACCCCTCCAGAAGTCAGAGGACATGGGAATCCATTGACGCCAACTGTGTGTGTTGGCCTCTGAGTGCACAGAGCGTGGTGGAGAAGGGTAGAGAGTGGATCCATCAGGGCAAAGATGAGATACTCAGCTCAGCTCCCATGCACCCTCTCTCACAAAACTATAGGAAAACGTACTCCACCAAAAGGATAAACTAAAGCAATTAAGAGGAAACATAGTTCAGGAAACAAGGGACTCGATAAGGGAGAAAGGCAAGAGGAATACCCAGCCTGAGAGTGAAGGATTATCCCAGGATGAGCTTTTATTAAAGATTTCTAGTTACACCTCATTACGGTAAGAGAATATGGTCTgtatcagtggtccccaacctttttggcaccagggaacaGTCTGTGGAAGACAAATTTTCCGTGGACGAGGGGGaggaggatggtttcaggatgattcaagcgtATTACACTTATTgtccactttatttctattattattacattgcaaTATATAAGGAATAATTatgcaactcaccataatgtagaatcagtgggagtcctgggcttattttcctgcaactagacagtcccatctgggggtgatgggagacagtgacagatcatcagtcattagattctcataaggagaatGTAACCTAAATCCCTCGCAAGCGCAGTTCACAGTAGAGTTCACACCTATATAAGAATCTAATGcggccactgatctgacaggaggtggagcccaGGCAGTAATGTGGGAGATGGGGAGggtctgtaaatacagatgaagattcactcactcacctgctgctcacctcctgctgtgaggccTCCTGCTGTGGTTCAGGGGTTGGAGATCCCAGGTCTATATGATTTCAaacctttaatatttctttaaccTTGTTTTACAGCACAGCAAATGTGTCTTACAGTGAatgtgcatttgaaaaaaaaatgtgtattttatatttggtgGGTGGATGTTCTATAAATGATTGTTActtcctttctaattttcttaCTTGTTCTAATATACAGTGAAAAATACATATTGAAATTTGCAACTGTCATTTTAGCTTTGTCTATTTCACCTT
This region of Gorilla gorilla gorilla isolate KB3781 chromosome 8, NHGRI_mGorGor1-v2.1_pri, whole genome shotgun sequence genomic DNA includes:
- the LYZL2 gene encoding lysozyme-like protein 2 isoform X2, whose translation is MKAAGILTLIGCLVIGAESKIYTRCKLAKIFSRAGLDNYWGFSLGNWICMAYYESGYNTTAQTVLDDGSIDYGIFQINSFAWCRRGKLKENNHCHVACSALITDDLTDAILCAKKIVKETQGMNYWQGWKKHCEGRDLSDWKKDCEVS
- the LYZL2 gene encoding lysozyme-like protein 2 isoform X1 — its product is MQDAHLSCLSPTKWSSVSSADSTEKSASGAGTRNRPFQFCLRQALRMKAAGILTLIGCLVIGAESKIYTRCKLAKIFSRAGLDNYWGFSLGNWICMAYYESGYNTTAQTVLDDGSIDYGIFQINSFAWCRRGKLKENNHCHVACSALITDDLTDAILCAKKIVKETQGMNYWQGWKKHCEGRDLSDWKKDCEVS